The Gossypium hirsutum isolate 1008001.06 chromosome D02, Gossypium_hirsutum_v2.1, whole genome shotgun sequence region AACCCTCAAAAACTAAAAACtgtcaaaaacaaaacaaagcacAACTAAACAAACGAAACAACAAAAGCTTGTATAGAAAGGTTCTAAGGTTCCCAAGATTCTAGAGAAAGGCTTAGCCTAAACTTAAGTTATAGGCCGAGTCATGCATTTCTTTTTAGTCATAAGTGCTCCCATGCAGTTGTATAGGCTGAATTTTATTCTATTTGAGTTGTAAGGTAAACATGTAGGGCAAGGTGGCAGTACAGGTTACAACGTGTCTTGCCTCTCACATGCATTGGACACATGGATAGCTATTTGCCCACTACTTGCAGCAAGAAGAATGGATGCTAATTCAGTTGCTGACATGTTGAATGCAAAATAAAATGGCTTCAGACCAACTTTTTTCAGCTAGTCAAAAATATTCAATAAGAACTTAGTTTTAGATTACTTTTTGGCTTTCCTTCATAATCTGAGATCACTAAAGACCATTgctcatatttcaaaatttagggcTATTCTAGGAAGCTGTTAAAAGTTCAAATTGATTCAATCAAGTAAACAACCAACCAAGAACTAACAAAATAATACTTCACAAGCATGCATGTATAGCAGAAGTTTACAAGCTAAAAACAAAAGTACTTAACTTAGAAACAAAACATACCGATCTAATATATGGTTGCTGGAACAACCAACCAACAATAGGTATCCTCTGCAAAAACACTACCAGTGTTGGCCAAAAACCACTGCCAAGTCAATAGACTAAAAGATAATCTCATTAATCCCATCTTCAACTTCCATACCTCCTCATTTGCtgctaaataaaattaaagcaaaagCCATGTAATTAAAAAGTCAAATATGCCAACACTAAAAACTTTGACTATACAAAATTGTTATTCTATATGTTGTTCGAACATGAAATAAAACAAGAGAAGCAATCAAAGTTCTAATAATCTCCCTCTTTGACATTTTGACAAGATCAACAACAAACAATTAACACACAATCTGAACAAATCAACGAAAACTAGAATATATCTCCCCCTAAGAAATAGAACCATGCTCGACCATACACTTCCCTTGTCAATATGATTGGTCATCACATTGTCCACCAAGCATACACACTCTTTCCAAAGTAATTTCAAGAAATATAGAGCATGACAAATAATCCACACAAGTCCTATCTAGTATCAACAAAAACCACAAAAAGTAGCATAAAGAGAACACGAGATAAGCaacaaatgaattaaaaattaaacttataaaattaGGTGTCATGTATgttaaattaaaagttattatatatatgagttaatatatgatatattcacaatatataattttatacataactAATGAAACAGTTAAGATAACGCGAAGCCTTATTACAAactatttcaaatatttaaaaagaaaaacttgaacacagattacaaaaattaattttcttaaaaagaaaataacGTACCTTTCAAATCTACTTTTGTATCTGCAAGAGCAGAGACAACATAGTACCTATGTTTCTTGTCCTGCATGGATAACCATTTGCAATCACACAGGAAATTAGAAACAAATCTGAGATTCATTCAGCCTTCACGTCCGAATAACGGTAAAGCATTTTTTTCTATACCTTCAAGAACAAATTTTTGCTCAATGCACCTCCCAAATTCCCAACATATTTTGCCTGATTGAGAAGAAATATTTTAGTTATATAATCCATGAATATGCTTAGGGATTCATGAGCCAAGTTAGCAGTCTTCTTTTACCTGAGCTTCAACTGTCAAAACAACGGGATGTTCATACTGGGAAAATTCTATTTGAAGCTCCTGCAAGATCCCAATCCACGTACCAGTCACTAAAGAAGAGGGTACAAAAGCATAACCACCATAACTAAAGCAAGGCCATGATTATGATTATGAACCCCATTGATGCTATCAGTCTCATTTTCTTTCAGTAGGTTGTAGAATTGATATAAATCAACATCTATCGTATCTACCGTTTGCTACACCAGATCGACTCTGGCAAAGCATAAAGCAACAATTATTAACAATCACCATCCTCATTTTGAACATTTGCTGCTACTTCTCCCCCTTTTAGACAAAGATGTCAGAGGAGCTTCCCTTAtagaaattttcaattttcaggaCAAAACTTTCAATCAAAGTCTGCTACTCTGTTACATCTTTCTACTAGAAACCAAATAAAAGAACTTGCCAAAACAAATCCTACCACCATATCGAAGGATACAGAATTTGAGCATTTATGGTATTTCTAGGTTTTCTAagcattttcttttcaatttctacaTTCACTTGAATAGGTTTTGTTCTTAACTCTTAAGTAACAGCTAAAGCTataattcaatcaaaatttgaaggaggaaacacTAACCTCTCGGATTGAACTCACGGCATGGAGAGAAaatttctttgttctttcttcctttctttgcCGTCTGGGAGAGATGAGAATGACCAAATCTGTTCTTTCATCTTTCCTTTTATGttctcataataataataataataatataaatcctTTTCTAATCATAAATCTAATGGCCATTATTGATTCATAAATATGTTAGTGGACTTCAATGGCTAAAATCAATATCATCCACTAACTACTGCCTCCGACTCATAGCTTTGATTAATAACTCACCTAATCCTCCTAATGTTTActacttcttcaatttagtctttatactataCTTACTAATTTCTTTAATCATTTTCATCTCAATTCTCATTCTCGCCCCGGAAACTTCTTGGTTTaatttttcagaaattttcagTTTAAACAATTCGATCTCAAAGTCGAATTTTTCTACACAGGTgaaaaacaagttgttacaaTGCCACGTAATATTTGGCATGTTTTAATATGACATGACTTAATTGATATAACAACAATAGTTTAGAGACCAATTCTGAACAATGGTCATAATTTGTCATAGTTTCCTttctatatttataaaattttgactCATTTACTAACACATTTATTTTGACTTGAGTTTTTGTCCAAGaacatttgattaaaaaataaacaaaacaaaacaaaaaagataaattaaaaaataaataagtccATCTTACAAGCCCAAAAATACagggaaaataaaaatgaatagtatgtaatatattcggctataaaagccataatAACACATGTATCTATTTATAAACAATCAAAAAAGAGAAATCCAGAAAGAAACTACAAcagtttttttttccaattaaggTGCCAGTTTTTTTTTGGTGTGGCTAGATAAAGATTAGCATTGGGAGACGTCTAATATAACTTATAGACTATATATTTGCTCTATGCTTCTTGGTGAATACTAGCACATTGACTGAATTATATCAATGACAATAGATGGTAAAGACACGAAATTTTGTGGAGGAGATAGTAGCTTAGCAACAAAAGCTGTTTGGGATGATGAGCTGACAttgatattttgtgaactttgcGTGAATGAAGTCAATGCCGGTAATAGACCGACaactcatctaaactcaaaaggatgggaaaatgtcattgctctttttcaagcaaaaacacaaaaaaaaaattatggaaaacctcaattgaaaaataagtgggATACATTAAAAAAGGAATTGAGGTTATGGAGGGAGTTGCTTAAGGAATCTACAGGTATTGGATGGTGTCCATCTAAAAAGATGGTCGATGCTACCGAAGAATGGTGGGCTACAAAAATACAGGTTAGTGTtcactttatcattattttaatgcataaagtttattgatattaataatttacaattataaaaatcttagtataacatttaacatttaacatgttatgtaggaaaatccttattttaaaggatttaagaagaaaagaattgaaccacgattgaatgagttaatgtgGAAAATGTTTGGTGGCATTGTAGCCACCGGAGAGAACGCATGGGCACCTTCGTCTGGTGTTCTTCCAAGTGGGGTTCCTATGGGAGATGATGCACTTAATGAGGGATTTGGTGATTCAGATGAACATAGTAACGAGAATGAATGTATTCCTCTTGATGAGGTACCATCAAACCCTTCTCATGAAATTCCTAATCGAAGAAAGAAAACACTTGGGGCTGTAAAcggtaaaggaaaaaaatcaagttcaagtagaaaatcatcaagaaatacattaactactcagattgagaaattgtgtgagagtatggctagtccaaggaagtcagtgaatgaaattatttttcctcactctcaatatactatttcaaatgcaaAGGATGCTTTGATTGCTTTGggagatgaaattccaaaaagagatgaactgtactattttgccaccaaaatgttccaaataccggtgaaacgagaaatgtttttgaacttagatctagatgatagggtttggtggcttcgacgtgagtatgctgaacaaaatccaattgcatcattttcatccttgGTAGCAACATCCTCATTTCCCTTCCAACCATACCATCAACCACCTCCACCATCAGCTCCTTAGaaatattattgtaatataactatactacttttttatatgtaaaactaatgtatgctactttttatgtttggtatttttatgttatgcttttaatcaagtttctgtgttgtatagaatgtcacgaaatattaatttacttacatttgattactttttcaggttatggatgaatttaacaatatgtataatagttttgatatgaattatgatacctctgaattaagtgaagaagctcaacgaagaatagccacaattgctacccaagttgagcacaacaattatcataatgaggaagaatatgtgttaagcagtgtattggtacaccatgaaacttatttcactatgcaaccgcgtatggattcaaattatactggtcaaatgtgggtggacgaagtattaaatgggcacgatgatcgttgcatgattagttttaggatgccaaaaaatatatttcacagattgttgcatgatttgcaaacaaattatggcttaaagaatgggaaagtatcggcgatggagaagttagcattatcattgtacattcttggaaatagagaatcaaattcaaatgcaacagagcgatttcaacgatctggggaaactgttagtcgaatttttacCGATATGTTGCATATATTTGCTCGAATGGGAATAGACACGATTAAACCCATTGAAAGTCAATTCGAGGAAGTACCGAACCATATTCGACATGATACAAGATATTGGCCtcactttaaggtaaaatttacacaatctttatatttttaaaacataaattatttctaacttttatctcattacttgtatttattttaaaggattgtattggggccatagatggaacacacataaaagcatgcatttcGCCTTCTTCTCAAATACCTTATATAGGACGGAAaggtgaaccaactcaaaatattatggcagcttgtgacttcaacatgtgctttatttttgcatttcctggttgggaaggaacagcacatgatagtagaatttttttgcaaGCACTTAGAAAGCAAGAGTTGAAGGTATCTCCTGTTTTTCATTATCATTCCCATAACAATGAATACTATGATTCGCATTTCGAACAGGCATGAATACAGCATCTATAGGATAACTTCCGTCGTGAAAGTTCTTTGGCGTTTTTATACCGTATCCTCTATTTCTCTCGATTTGTAATCCAATACACAAATCAATTGGTTCGGTTAGGCTGGCTACATGCTGTGTATTATCAACGATTTCCACagaaggtggtaagatgatgtcTTGAGCAGTTACATATCCGGGACCCTTGGCACAAATAAAGGCGTTACGAGTTCCATACAAATTCCCTCTCAATACaatttctttcaaattcattaaaatttcatggACTGATTCTTGAATACCTACTATGGTAGAATATTCGTGGGGTATTTTCTCAGATTTTGCACGTGTAATGCATGTTCCTTCTAGTTCTCCAAGCAAAGCTCTTCGCATCGCAATGCCTATTGTGTCGGCTTGGCCTTTCATAAGTGGAGACAGAATAAAGCGTCCATAATAAAGGCGCTTACTATCTGTTCTTGATTCAACACACTTCCACTGTCGTGTCCGAGTCGAAGTAGAGACTTTTACTTTCTCTCGAACCatagtaatattattttatttgatcaGATCATTGAATCATTTAGGtcgaactttaattttttaattactttttacataaaaaaatattaaaatttttaatttatttttaaacttgatattatgttttactttttttgcaggaaaatattatcttgtggattccggatatccacaaatggcaggttttctaggtccatatagggggaacgatatcatttacctgattTTCGTCGAGGTAATCATTAAGTATTTggaaaaaaagaaatctttaatcatgcccattcttcgttacgctctgtgattgaacgaacatttggagtgtggaaaaaaaatggccaatattaagagatattccaagttattcattcaacaagcaagttttaatagttat contains the following coding sequences:
- the LOC121214785 gene encoding DNA-directed RNA polymerase subunit alpha-like is translated as MVREKVKVSTSTRTRQWKCVESRTDSKRLYYGRFILSPLMKGQADTIGIAMRRALLGELEGTCITRAKSEKIPHEYSTIVGIQESVHEILMNLKEIVLRGNLYGTRNAFICAKGPGYVTAQDIILPPSVEIVDNTQHVASLTEPIDLCIGLQIERNRGYGIKTPKNFHDGSYPIDAVFMPVRNANHSIHCYGNDNEKQEIPSTLAF